Proteins encoded by one window of Rhodamnia argentea isolate NSW1041297 chromosome 6, ASM2092103v1, whole genome shotgun sequence:
- the LOC115749426 gene encoding probable E3 ubiquitin-protein ligase XERICO, translating to MGLSNYPGPTESLLAMLVMGIVFVVAILFNTATPPVPEGGRDSSPSGERSSASSAAVRVRRLEPRCSHDGGGRAAAEECCVCLSRFEDEDEVSEVARCKHVFHKGCLERWFQNDRSNTCPLCRSLC from the coding sequence atggGTCTGTCCAACTACCCAGGTCCTACCGAAAGCTTGCTCGCAATGCTGGTAATGGGCATTGTCTTCGTAGTGGCTATCCTGTTCAACACGGCCACGCCTCCGGTTCCTGAAGGCGGCAGAGACTCCAGCCCTTCCGGGGAGAGGAGCAGTGCCTCCTCCGCGGCGGTCCGGGTCAGGCGGCTCGAGCCACGGTGCAGTCATGACGGCGGCGGCAGGGCAGCGGCGGAGGAGTGCTGCGTGTGCTTGAGCAGGTTCGAGGACGAGGATGAAGTGAGCGAGGTGGCGAGGTGCAAGCATGTCTTCCACAAGGGTTGCCTGGAGAGGTGGTTCCAGAATGACCGGTCCAACACTTGTCCCCTTTGTCGCTCCCTTTGCTAG